From the genome of Pseudonocardia sp. EC080619-01:
CTACGACGGCCCGATGACCCTGCTCTGGCCCGTCCTGGCGATCGCGGTCACGACGAGCGCCCTGGTGCTCCTCGGCAACGCGGTGCGCGACGCGGTGGAGGACCCGGCCCGTGCGGGCTCCGCCGGTGCCGGCGGAGCCGTCCGGCAGGCGGTCGAGCGTCGCCGCGCCGCGTCGGCTGGTACCGCCCGGGACGGTGGCGGTCACCTTCTCGAGGTGCGTGACCTGGGCATCGCCTACCCGCAGGCGGACGGGACCCTGAAGCAGGTGGTGGACGGGGTGTCGTTCACGCTCGACCGCGGCGAGGTCCTCGGCGTGGTCGGCGAGTCGGGATCGGGCAAGTCGCAGACCGCGTTCTCGGTGCTCGGGCTGCTGCCCGGAGATGCGCTGATCACCGGCGGGACCATCCGGATCGACGACGAGCTCACCGTCGGACCGGGGGACGTGGCCGTCGACCAGGACCGGCTGCGCCCCCTGCGCGGGCGGCGCATCGGGTACATCCCGCAGGAACCGATGAGCAACCTCGACCCCGCCTTCACCATCGGGTACCAGCTCGTGCGCCCGATGACGCACCTGCTCGGCGTCTCCCGGGCCGAGGCCACCGCCCGGGCCGAGGAGCTGCTGCGCAGCGTCGGGATCGCCGACCCGGTCCGGGTCATGCGGTCCCATCCGCACGAGGTGTCCGGCGGCATGGCCCAGCGGGTGCTGATCGCCGGTGCGATCTCCTGCGAACCGGACCTCGTGATCGCCGACGAGCCCACCACGGCACTGGACGTGACCGTGCAGGCCGAGGTCCTCGACGTCCTTCGGGACCTGCAGGAGCGGCTCGGCCTGGCGGTCCTCCTGGTCACCCACAACTTCGGCGTCGTCGCCGATCTCTGCGACCGCGTCCTGGTCATGCGCGACGGCACCGTGGTCGAGTCGGGCGACGTCCGACGGATACTGCGCGACCCCGACCACGAGTACACGGCGTCGCTGCTCGACGCGATGCTCGCCGACAAGCCGCCGCGCGGCCGCCTGACCGCGGCGGCGGACGAGAACCTGGAGGCGACCCGATGAGTACCCCGCTCCTGGA
Proteins encoded in this window:
- a CDS encoding dipeptide/oligopeptide/nickel ABC transporter permease/ATP-binding protein translates to MTEPSTPPVTPAAPGPAPRGRGGEVLRRLLRNPLGAAAATVLGLIVAGVLLADVLAPFEPGYADIRNILSGAGADHPLGTDSGGRDILSRLLHGGQTTLLAALLCAAVAIAVGVPSGLLAGYYAGGIDGAGTWVTNIILALPSMIVLLAVRAALGPSVWISMIVFGIMLAPGFFRLARTAVRAVRDELYIDAARVSGLSDARILRRHVLSVVRAPLIIQGALVCGIAIAVQSGLEFLGLGDAAVPTWGVMLNEGFRSVYDGPMTLLWPVLAIAVTTSALVLLGNAVRDAVEDPARAGSAGAGGAVRQAVERRRAASAGTARDGGGHLLEVRDLGIAYPQADGTLKQVVDGVSFTLDRGEVLGVVGESGSGKSQTAFSVLGLLPGDALITGGTIRIDDELTVGPGDVAVDQDRLRPLRGRRIGYIPQEPMSNLDPAFTIGYQLVRPMTHLLGVSRAEATARAEELLRSVGIADPVRVMRSHPHEVSGGMAQRVLIAGAISCEPDLVIADEPTTALDVTVQAEVLDVLRDLQERLGLAVLLVTHNFGVVADLCDRVLVMRDGTVVESGDVRRILRDPDHEYTASLLDAMLADKPPRGRLTAAADENLEATR